In Methanosphaera sp. WGK6, a single genomic region encodes these proteins:
- the psmA gene encoding archaeal proteasome endopeptidase complex subunit alpha, which yields MQQFANAGYDRALTVFSPDGRLFQIEYAREAVKRGTTSIGIVSKDGVILAVDKKIKSKLIVPSSIEKIFKIDEHIATASSGLVADARRLIDIARNQAQINKLNYHEPISTTGLAKYIGDLEQTYTQRGIRPFGVSLIIGGVSDDECQIYETDPSGALVEYKATAIGLGREKALELFEEKYSNDISLEDAIDLAIEGIFVATDGKLADDSVEISIIDKETSKYRKVDETEIDEYVQKVIERKEQEKIEAEEKAKKEAEEKEAKKAEAKAKKEAEKKAKEENEEIKENSSEDVDE from the coding sequence ATGCAACAATTCGCAAATGCAGGTTATGATAGAGCATTAACAGTATTTAGCCCAGATGGACGTTTATTTCAAATAGAATATGCACGAGAAGCTGTTAAACGAGGAACAACATCTATAGGAATAGTATCTAAAGATGGTGTGATTTTAGCTGTAGATAAAAAAATAAAAAGTAAATTAATAGTACCATCATCAATAGAAAAAATATTTAAAATTGATGAACATATAGCTACTGCTTCAAGTGGACTTGTAGCTGATGCAAGAAGATTAATTGATATTGCAAGAAACCAAGCACAAATAAACAAATTAAATTACCATGAACCAATATCCACCACAGGATTGGCAAAATACATCGGAGATTTAGAACAAACATACACTCAAAGAGGAATTAGACCATTTGGTGTTTCATTAATTATTGGTGGAGTGTCCGATGATGAATGTCAAATTTACGAAACAGACCCTAGTGGAGCATTAGTTGAATATAAAGCAACAGCAATAGGTCTTGGACGTGAAAAAGCATTAGAGTTATTTGAAGAAAAATATTCTAATGATATTTCATTAGAAGATGCAATTGACCTTGCAATAGAAGGAATTTTTGTAGCAACTGATGGTAAATTAGCTGATGATAGTGTTGAAATTTCAATAATAGATAAAGAAACATCAAAATACAGAAAAGTTGATGAAACAGAAATTGACGAATATGTTCAAAAAGTCATTGAACGAAAAGAACAAGAAAAAATAGAAGCAGAAGAAAAAGCTAAAAAAGAAGCAGAAGAAAAAGAAGCTAAAAAAGCTGAAGCTAAAGCTAAAAAAGAAGCGGAAAAAAAAGCTAAAGAAGAAAACGAAGAAATTAAAGAAAATTCCAGTGAAGACGTAGATGAATAA
- the purB gene encoding adenylosuccinate lyase has translation MAIHPIEFRYGTPEMKAVWEQESKLQNMLKVEAALAKAEAEIGLIPEDAAKEINNKASTEYVKQARVDEIERATNHDIAAIMKALEEVCDNDAGEYVHYGATSNDIIDSSQSLQLKDSIKIIREKIIKLIELLVNLAEEHKDTVTIGRTHGQHALPTTYGMKFAIYIDELIRQLERLDLTENHLCVGMMTGAVGTTAALGDLGYDIHIRVSEILGLNPVHISNQVVQRDNHAEYIMTLANICSTLEKMALEVRNLQRTEIMEVGEKFDPEKQVGSSTMPHKRNPITGERICGVSRVVRSYVNAALQNNPLWHERDLTNSSCERIILPESAILTDYILNLSLKLFGNIEFHKENIENNLNLSNGLIMAERFMSKLTQKGMGRQSAYALVRSCAMEAYEKDTGLKEILSNQDEILKYLTQEEIDETMDPHTYLGSSSKFVENVIENAKIIISQ, from the coding sequence ATGGCAATACATCCAATAGAATTCAGATACGGAACTCCTGAAATGAAAGCTGTATGGGAACAGGAATCTAAATTACAAAATATGTTAAAAGTTGAAGCTGCATTAGCAAAAGCTGAAGCTGAAATAGGTTTAATACCTGAAGATGCTGCAAAAGAAATAAATAATAAAGCTTCAACAGAATATGTTAAACAAGCACGTGTAGATGAAATTGAAAGAGCAACAAATCATGATATAGCTGCTATAATGAAAGCATTAGAAGAAGTATGTGATAATGATGCTGGAGAATATGTTCATTATGGTGCAACAAGTAATGATATTATTGATTCATCACAATCACTACAATTAAAAGATTCCATTAAAATAATTCGTGAAAAAATAATTAAACTTATTGAATTGTTAGTTAATTTAGCAGAAGAACATAAAGACACTGTAACAATTGGACGTACACATGGACAACATGCATTACCAACAACATATGGTATGAAATTTGCAATATATATTGATGAATTAATTCGTCAACTAGAACGACTTGACCTTACTGAAAATCATTTATGTGTTGGTATGATGACTGGAGCAGTTGGAACTACAGCAGCTCTCGGTGATTTAGGATATGATATTCATATAAGAGTATCTGAAATATTAGGTTTAAACCCAGTACATATATCAAACCAAGTTGTTCAAAGAGATAATCATGCAGAATACATTATGACTCTTGCAAATATTTGTAGTACTCTTGAAAAAATGGCATTAGAAGTACGTAACTTACAAAGAACTGAAATTATGGAAGTAGGTGAAAAATTTGATCCTGAAAAACAAGTAGGTAGTAGTACTATGCCTCATAAAAGAAATCCAATTACCGGTGAACGAATTTGTGGTGTATCCCGTGTAGTAAGATCATATGTTAATGCTGCATTACAAAATAACCCATTATGGCATGAAAGAGACTTGACAAATTCATCATGTGAACGTATAATTTTACCAGAATCTGCAATATTAACAGATTATATTCTTAATCTTTCATTAAAATTATTTGGAAATATTGAATTCCACAAGGAAAATATTGAAAATAATCTTAATTTAAGTAATGGACTAATAATGGCTGAAAGATTCATGTCCAAACTTACACAAAAAGGTATGGGAAGACAAAGTGCATATGCTCTTGTAAGATCATGTGCTATGGAAGCTTATGAAAAAGATACAGGTTTAAAAGAAATTCTATCAAATCAAGATGAAATTCTTAAATACTTAACTCAAGAAGAAATTGATGAAACAATGGATCCTCATACATATCTTGGAAGTAGTAGTAAATTTGTAGAAAATGTTATTGAAAATGCTAAAATAATAATATCACAATAA
- a CDS encoding Rpp14/Pop5 family protein codes for MIKLKILPPTLREKKRYIAFNLFSENQIKKDEIIVFLWNNLINLYGEIESSKINLWLINIKTIKNHRRYQYKCIIKCRRGYEKEMITSLSAITRYKNNRVVIHTLGTSGTIKSLDEKFNLL; via the coding sequence ATGATAAAATTAAAAATTTTACCACCAACTTTAAGAGAAAAAAAGAGATATATTGCATTTAATTTATTTAGTGAAAATCAAATAAAAAAAGATGAAATTATTGTTTTTCTTTGGAATAATCTAATCAATTTATATGGTGAAATTGAATCAAGTAAAATAAATTTATGGTTAATTAATATTAAAACCATTAAAAATCACAGAAGATACCAATATAAATGTATAATAAAATGTAGACGAGGATATGAAAAAGAAATGATTACATCATTAAGTGCAATTACAAGATATAAAAATAATCGTGTGGTTATTCATACATTAGGTACTTCTGGGACAATAAAATCTTTAGATGAAAAATTTAACCTCCTTTAA
- the rnp3 gene encoding ribonuclease P protein component 3 — protein MTIFYDFNIAPKKEIINTLYEFGFNGACIFYDSKNYTSETKESFDKLNEVSPIKLYHGICIDESNPQLLRKTVQQLYKKTDFIMANGGDSKINRAICELPQVDIINHPYANKRNSGINHILAKMLVSNNISVNINFTDILSNRGYYKAKLLNQINQLLLLQKKYKFRTILSSGSKTFYDVRSPESMILLSQMMDMNMNYGKKAISENPYKLIENMKKNKDSVIEGVRIIKN, from the coding sequence ATGACTATTTTTTATGATTTTAATATTGCACCAAAAAAAGAAATTATTAATACATTATATGAATTTGGATTTAATGGTGCTTGTATATTTTATGATTCAAAAAACTACACTTCTGAAACTAAAGAATCATTTGATAAATTGAATGAAGTTTCACCTATTAAATTATATCACGGCATATGTATTGATGAAAGTAATCCACAACTATTACGAAAAACAGTTCAACAATTATATAAGAAAACAGATTTTATTATGGCTAATGGTGGAGATAGTAAAATTAATAGAGCTATTTGTGAATTACCCCAAGTTGATATAATAAATCACCCTTATGCAAATAAACGTAACAGTGGAATTAATCATATTCTTGCAAAAATGTTAGTTAGTAATAATATCTCAGTTAATATTAATTTTACAGACATTTTATCTAATAGAGGTTATTACAAGGCTAAACTTTTAAATCAAATAAATCAATTACTTTTACTACAGAAAAAATATAAATTCAGAACTATTCTTAGTAGTGGTAGTAAAACATTTTATGATGTTCGTTCTCCAGAAAGCATGATTTTACTTAGTCAAATGATGGATATGAATATGAATTATGGTAAAAAAGCAATTTCAGAAAATCCTTATAAACTAATTGAGAATATGAAAAAAAATAAGGATAGTGTTATTGAGGGTGTTAGAATAATTAAAAATTAA
- a CDS encoding RNA-binding domain-containing protein has protein sequence MIHNISYRTFIYGTEDEEKVINSISYLFPNPLPKKTINEDHFNNEIIILSEKRAKKRINKDFIKFLNENLTQEDKNIIKNELSRRMDEKGNFFLRFDKQEAYNENLKLTYSGDAIHVRIKIASYPVSKQNAINVAQDIFDFL, from the coding sequence ATGATTCATAACATTTCATACAGAACATTTATTTATGGTACCGAAGATGAAGAAAAGGTAATTAATTCAATTAGTTACCTTTTTCCTAATCCATTACCTAAAAAAACAATAAATGAAGATCATTTCAATAACGAGATAATAATTTTATCTGAAAAAAGAGCTAAAAAAAGAATTAATAAAGATTTTATAAAATTTCTTAATGAAAATTTAACTCAAGAAGATAAAAATATTATTAAAAACGAATTAAGTCGTCGTATGGATGAAAAAGGTAATTTTTTCTTACGTTTTGATAAACAAGAAGCTTATAATGAAAATCTTAAGTTAACATATTCTGGTGATGCTATACATGTCAGAATAAAAATTGCTAGTTATCCTGTGAGTAAACAAAATGCAATTAACGTTGCACAGGACATCTTTGACTTCTTATGA
- a CDS encoding 50S ribosomal protein L15e, with product MYKYMKEAWKNPDESYVKELMRERLPKWRRQPVIIRIDKPTRIDRARRLGYKAKTGYVLARIRVRRGSRRKSRFKNGRDPKRMGVNKISGEKSIQRMAEERVARKYPNLEVLNSYWVWEDGKAKYYEVILVDPQCPSIQNDNKINWICSNKHTRRAFRGLTGAGKKGRGLYKKGKGAEKVR from the coding sequence ATGTACAAGTATATGAAAGAAGCATGGAAAAACCCAGATGAATCTTATGTAAAAGAACTCATGAGAGAAAGATTACCTAAATGGAGAAGACAACCTGTTATTATAAGAATTGATAAACCAACAAGAATTGACAGAGCTCGTCGTTTAGGTTACAAAGCAAAAACAGGATATGTACTCGCAAGAATTAGAGTAAGAAGAGGATCCAGAAGAAAATCCAGATTTAAAAACGGAAGAGATCCTAAAAGAATGGGTGTAAACAAAATTTCAGGAGAAAAATCCATTCAAAGAATGGCTGAAGAACGTGTTGCACGCAAATATCCTAACTTAGAAGTACTAAACTCATACTGGGTATGGGAAGATGGTAAAGCAAAATACTACGAAGTAATCCTCGTAGACCCACAATGTCCTTCAATCCAAAATGATAACAAAATCAACTGGATTTGTAGTAACAAACACACAAGACGTGCATTCAGAGGTTTAACTGGTGCAGGTAAAAAAGGAAGAGGATTATACAAAAAAGGTAAAGGTGCTGAAAAGGTTAGATAA
- a CDS encoding transcription factor S, with protein MKFCPNCGKVLLPKQGILHCYDCGYEQKVTENEKQDYIIEKDVSDKQNIIVTGDKINTLPTTKGLCYRCGNRELEWWLIQMRKADEAETRFYRCTKCGNTWRRSG; from the coding sequence ATGAAATTTTGTCCAAATTGTGGAAAAGTGTTACTTCCAAAACAAGGTATATTACATTGCTATGATTGTGGATATGAACAAAAAGTAACAGAAAATGAAAAACAAGATTACATAATAGAAAAAGATGTTTCTGATAAACAAAATATCATTGTGACTGGTGATAAAATTAATACATTGCCTACAACTAAAGGATTATGTTATCGTTGTGGAAATAGGGAATTAGAATGGTGGTTGATTCAAATGCGTAAAGCAGATGAAGCAGAAACACGTTTTTATAGGTGTACGAAATGTGGAAATACGTGGAGAAGATCAGGATAA
- the ribC gene encoding riboflavin synthase, which produces MTKRVGICSTTFARFDMASAAVKQIKKQVTGIKFIERYVPGVKDLPVASKKLIEEEKCDIVMAFGMPGGERMDKVCAHEASTGLIQAQLMTNTHILEVFVHEDEGRDEKDLKELAYNRATQHADNLVKMLFKPEAMKREAGTGVREGRENKGPL; this is translated from the coding sequence ATGACTAAACGTGTGGGAATTTGCAGTACAACCTTTGCAAGATTTGATATGGCTAGTGCTGCAGTAAAACAAATTAAAAAACAAGTGACTGGTATTAAATTCATTGAGCGATATGTTCCTGGAGTTAAAGACTTACCTGTAGCTTCAAAAAAATTAATAGAAGAAGAAAAATGTGATATTGTCATGGCATTTGGTATGCCTGGTGGCGAAAGAATGGATAAAGTATGTGCTCATGAAGCTAGTACTGGACTTATACAAGCACAGTTAATGACAAATACACATATATTAGAAGTATTTGTACATGAAGATGAAGGAAGAGATGAAAAAGATCTTAAAGAATTAGCATACAACCGTGCAACACAACATGCAGATAATCTTGTGAAAATGTTATTTAAACCAGAAGCTATGAAAAGAGAAGCTGGAACTGGTGTTCGTGAAGGTCGAGAAAATAAAGGACCATTATAA
- the mch gene encoding methenyltetrahydromethanopterin cyclohydrolase, producing MSESMNVAAKKIADEMVQNAEKLKVIPSTLSNGTCVIDCGVNAKGSIKGGELFTKVCLGGICDVGISIPGDLSDIMAMPAVKVKTDFPALTTLGSQKAGWKININGYYAIGSGPGQTHKFKDSEIYKITNYVEESDIAVITLEADTLPNEDIAQYIADECDVKTENLTILVAPTASLVGSIQISGRALETGIYKMHEILDFDITKITYAAGITPITPVDPDSLKAMGKTNDAIIFGGRAYYYIEPAEGENLEELATNLPSSASEKYGQSFIELFEEAGRDFYKMPKDIFAPAQIIVNDMVTGQMFHTGYIDLERLKESFEVKEIINKK from the coding sequence ATGAGTGAAAGTATGAACGTAGCAGCAAAAAAAATTGCTGATGAAATGGTTCAAAATGCAGAAAAATTAAAAGTAATTCCTTCAACACTATCTAATGGAACATGTGTTATTGATTGTGGGGTAAATGCTAAAGGTAGTATAAAGGGTGGAGAGTTATTTACAAAAGTTTGTCTAGGTGGAATATGTGATGTTGGTATTTCAATACCTGGTGATTTAAGTGATATTATGGCAATGCCTGCTGTAAAAGTAAAAACAGACTTCCCCGCACTAACAACTCTCGGTTCACAGAAAGCAGGGTGGAAAATCAATATTAACGGCTATTATGCTATAGGTTCAGGACCTGGACAAACCCATAAATTTAAAGATAGTGAAATTTATAAAATAACAAACTATGTTGAAGAATCAGATATTGCGGTTATCACACTTGAAGCTGATACTTTACCAAATGAAGATATAGCTCAATATATTGCTGATGAATGTGATGTGAAAACTGAAAACTTAACAATACTTGTTGCACCTACAGCATCACTTGTAGGTTCTATTCAAATATCAGGTAGAGCTCTTGAAACTGGAATTTATAAAATGCATGAAATTTTAGATTTTGATATAACAAAAATAACCTATGCTGCAGGTATCACTCCAATAACTCCTGTAGATCCAGATAGCTTAAAAGCTATGGGTAAAACAAATGATGCAATTATCTTTGGAGGCCGTGCATATTATTATATTGAACCTGCTGAAGGTGAAAATTTAGAAGAATTAGCTACTAATTTACCATCATCCGCATCTGAAAAATATGGTCAAAGTTTCATAGAATTATTTGAAGAAGCAGGACGAGACTTCTATAAAATGCCTAAAGACATATTTGCACCAGCACAAATTATTGTAAATGATATGGTAACAGGTCAAATGTTCCATACGGGATATATTGATCTTGAAAGACTTAAAGAATCATTTGAAGTTAAAGAAATTATAAATAAAAAATAA
- a CDS encoding thymidylate synthase, whose product MAKFIRTNSIAQAWLTCVKKIMQEGHEVTDERGSLTKELQNVMIEITNPDDNTIPECSPWHDDRLETYKQELLDPNNDQGFVYTYGNRLRQYFEIDQLDICIEKLNNCRESRRAIAITIDPIQDNKVDEIPCLQEIAFLIRNDELYMTDFFRSNDCGGATFPNLFGIREVGYYVAENTNTKLTNMVHHAMSLHIYEHDWDKCKEILRKY is encoded by the coding sequence ATGGCAAAATTTATTCGTACAAATTCAATAGCACAAGCTTGGCTTACCTGTGTAAAAAAAATAATGCAAGAAGGGCATGAAGTAACAGATGAACGTGGAAGTTTAACAAAAGAACTTCAAAATGTTATGATAGAAATAACAAATCCTGATGATAATACAATTCCAGAATGTTCACCATGGCATGATGACCGTTTAGAAACTTATAAACAAGAACTACTGGATCCGAATAATGATCAAGGATTTGTATATACCTATGGAAACAGACTAAGACAATATTTTGAAATTGATCAACTTGACATATGTATTGAGAAATTAAATAATTGTCGTGAATCACGCCGTGCAATTGCAATTACTATTGATCCTATCCAAGATAACAAAGTAGATGAAATTCCATGTTTACAAGAAATTGCATTTTTAATTAGAAATGATGAATTATACATGACTGATTTCTTTAGAAGTAATGATTGTGGTGGAGCAACATTTCCAAATCTTTTCGGAATTAGAGAAGTGGGATATTATGTTGCAGAAAATACAAATACCAAATTAACAAACATGGTTCATCATGCAATGAGTCTTCATATTTATGAACATGATTGGGATAAATGTAAAGAAATATTGAGAAAATATTAG
- a CDS encoding methionine synthase, producing MNIITTVVGSYPANSFKAESFNEKLTETLGLYDPFKQAIINSVKSFVKSDIDIICDGQVRGDMVKIFTSKINGFKIIDNTAYINGKITPSAHPISVRDLQLAFKTAHTLDPQYKLNASLDAIFEHEEKGIKGIITGPTTLIHSSMIDNFYTTKENAIYDMAKALCVEAQELEKAGACAIQIDEPFISTGAEEISISKKAVELISESVDIPVILHVCGDLKEVLSDLLKFNVNILDFEFSGMPQNINTLKKSWKKESNKLIGLGCVNTRLDEIDQKETVEKTIKDVIDIVKTNNIIIDPDCGMRMLPENIAQGKLDILTDIKRNGV from the coding sequence ATGAATATTATTACAACAGTTGTTGGAAGTTATCCTGCAAATAGTTTTAAAGCTGAAAGTTTTAATGAGAAACTTACTGAAACTTTAGGATTATATGACCCGTTTAAACAAGCTATAATTAATTCTGTAAAATCATTTGTTAAATCAGATATTGATATTATTTGTGATGGTCAAGTTAGAGGAGATATGGTGAAAATATTTACCAGTAAAATAAATGGTTTTAAAATTATTGATAATACAGCATATATTAATGGTAAAATAACACCATCAGCCCACCCCATATCTGTTAGAGATTTACAATTAGCTTTTAAAACAGCACATACATTAGATCCACAATATAAGTTAAATGCTTCATTAGATGCAATATTTGAACATGAAGAAAAAGGTATTAAAGGAATAATTACTGGCCCAACTACACTTATTCATTCATCAATGATTGATAATTTTTATACAACAAAAGAAAATGCAATCTATGATATGGCTAAAGCATTATGTGTTGAAGCTCAAGAATTAGAAAAAGCTGGTGCTTGTGCAATACAAATAGATGAACCTTTTATTTCAACAGGCGCTGAGGAAATATCTATCTCAAAAAAAGCTGTTGAATTAATTAGTGAATCCGTTGATATTCCTGTCATATTACATGTATGTGGAGATTTAAAAGAAGTATTATCTGATTTATTAAAATTTAATGTAAATATCCTTGATTTTGAATTTTCAGGAATGCCCCAAAATATCAACACTTTAAAAAAATCATGGAAAAAAGAATCAAATAAACTAATAGGATTAGGTTGTGTGAATACTAGATTAGATGAAATAGATCAAAAAGAAACTGTTGAAAAAACTATTAAAGATGTGATAGATATTGTTAAAACAAATAATATTATAATAGATCCTGATTGTGGTATGCGTATGTTACCTGAAAACATAGCACAAGGAAAATTAGATATTTTAACTGACATTAAAAGAAATGGTGTGTAA
- a CDS encoding nitroreductase family protein, translated as MKLSITTEKCVGCGLCASVCIRDNIIVNPTVEEVNNGECFECGHCMAICPTGAITLKQFEDQMDVVEKYDATQIPVTTENLLDLYKQRRSIRWFKNEKIDENTFNTLFEGAYYSPSAMNKQDVEFLVVDDRLDDFIELVYEIIKVEENKFSRIKQLGEYLKDKNTCKYHPLLWEGKQLILGFATDKTSTVIAATRIELLAYTMGLGGFYSLFIQKADEIDHERLMTFFPEIDKSKHMYSTFIIGYPRKKFKRTIPHKKIKITYN; from the coding sequence ATGAAATTAAGTATTACAACTGAAAAATGTGTGGGATGTGGATTATGTGCTTCTGTATGTATTAGAGATAATATTATTGTAAATCCCACCGTTGAAGAAGTAAATAATGGAGAATGTTTTGAATGTGGACATTGTATGGCTATTTGTCCTACAGGTGCAATAACACTTAAACAATTTGAAGACCAAATGGATGTTGTTGAAAAATATGATGCTACCCAAATTCCAGTAACTACTGAAAATTTATTAGATTTATATAAACAAAGAAGAAGTATTCGTTGGTTTAAAAATGAAAAAATAGATGAAAATACATTTAATACTTTATTTGAAGGAGCTTATTATAGTCCCAGCGCTATGAATAAACAAGATGTAGAATTCTTGGTTGTTGATGATAGATTAGATGACTTTATTGAATTAGTTTATGAAATTATTAAAGTTGAAGAAAATAAATTTTCACGTATAAAACAATTAGGTGAATATCTTAAAGATAAAAATACATGCAAATATCATCCATTATTATGGGAAGGAAAACAGTTAATTTTAGGCTTCGCTACAGATAAAACTAGTACAGTGATTGCGGCTACAAGAATAGAATTACTTGCATATACTATGGGTCTTGGAGGATTTTATTCCTTATTTATCCAAAAAGCTGATGAAATAGATCATGAACGTCTTATGACTTTTTTCCCAGAAATTGATAAATCTAAGCATATGTATTCAACTTTTATTATTGGATATCCAAGAAAAAAATTCAAAAGAACTATCCCTCATAAAAAAATTAAAATTACATACAACTAA